One Natranaerovirga hydrolytica genomic region harbors:
- the mnhG gene encoding monovalent cation/H(+) antiporter subunit G, with protein MSVILGNILIIIGMVFIIAGALFVLILPDMYARLLACANIDTMGMFFVIIGLLLINPLDTVTVKKVIILIFTLLINPISSYTIGRSAYLRGERPKTKEGGNYE; from the coding sequence GTGAGTGTCATATTAGGAAACATATTGATTATTATCGGTATGGTATTTATTATAGCAGGGGCTTTATTTGTTTTGATTTTGCCAGATATGTATGCAAGGTTATTGGCTTGTGCCAATATTGACACAATGGGAATGTTTTTTGTGATTATCGGTTTGTTGTTAATTAATCCATTGGATACGGTGACAGTAAAAAAAGTGATTATACTCATTTTCACATTACTTATTAACCCTATTTCTTCTTATACCATTGGTCGTTCTGCTTATTTGAGAGGGGAAAGACCTAAAACAAAGGAGGGGGGGAATTATGAATGA
- a CDS encoding monovalent cation/H+ antiporter complex subunit F — MIVNILLIVLIVSIGLVSIRTIIGPTIWDRLITFNVISAKVILVILCLSFLYDNTEYLDIALTYALLAFCSTVLIARFIEWRDHL, encoded by the coding sequence ATGATTGTAAATATTTTATTAATTGTACTCATAGTTTCTATAGGGTTGGTTTCAATAAGAACCATTATAGGCCCTACCATTTGGGATAGATTAATTACATTCAATGTTATATCTGCAAAGGTTATTTTGGTTATACTTTGCTTAAGTTTTTTATATGATAATACAGAGTATTTGGATATAGCCCTTACATATGCTTTGTTAGCCTTTTGCAGTACAGTTTTAATCGCTCGATTTATAGAATGGAGGGATCATTTGTGA